One segment of Nostoc flagelliforme CCNUN1 DNA contains the following:
- a CDS encoding GAF domain-containing protein, whose translation MQIHPHSEFHHSRDRREHGLQNLLDRLVKTMQRDELVRQTTNQLRESLQVDRVVLYYFYSQWQGQVTFESLSSKEFSILGSTGPDDCFNNEYAALYLAGRIKAIADIELEPIQPCHRDFLRNLQVRANLVVPIVIPRGLWGLLVAHHCQEPHYWSPSDIEMMQTGAQTLATDRNILES comes from the coding sequence GTGCAAATTCATCCTCACTCCGAATTTCACCATAGCCGCGATCGCCGTGAACACGGTTTGCAAAATTTGCTCGATCGCCTTGTTAAAACAATGCAGCGTGATGAGTTAGTTCGGCAAACAACCAATCAACTCAGAGAATCGCTTCAGGTTGATCGCGTGGTGTTGTATTATTTTTACAGTCAGTGGCAAGGACAGGTGACTTTTGAATCTTTGAGTTCTAAGGAATTCTCAATACTTGGTTCCACTGGCCCAGATGATTGTTTTAACAACGAGTATGCTGCTTTATACTTAGCAGGACGGATAAAAGCGATCGCTGATATTGAATTAGAGCCAATCCAGCCTTGTCACCGAGATTTTCTCCGCAATTTGCAGGTTCGCGCCAATTTGGTTGTACCAATTGTCATACCTAGAGGATTATGGGGATTGCTAGTAGCACATCACTGTCAAGAGCCTCATTATTGGTCGCCATCAGATATAGAAATGATGCAAACAGGGGCACAAACTCTAGCAACAGATCGTAACATTCTAGAGAGTTAA